Within Claveliimonas bilis, the genomic segment CTGCTTCTGCCCTCCCGACAGCATCGTTCCCCGTTCTCCAATGTAAGTATTAAACTGATCCGGCATCTCCATAATATCATCGAAAATTTCCGCTTCTTTCGCCGCCTTCACGACCTCTGCATAGGAGGCATCCGGTTTCCCGTATCTGATATTTTCCAGGATAGTGTCCGCAAACATGAAAACATCCTGCTGGACAATTCCGATATTATCCCTAAGCGAACGCTTTTTCACACTGCGGATATCTGTGCCGTCGATCCGGATGCTTCCTTCTGTGACATCATAAAATCTTGGTACAAGCTGGCACAAAGTGGTCTTCCCTCCTCCGGAATGGCCTACTACAGCCACCTTCTGTCCCGGCTCAATGTGAAGTGTCACATGGGTCAGCACTTCTGTATGCTCATCGTAGGAAAAGCTGACATCATCAATATCGATCTGCCCTTCTTTTACCTCCATATCTTTCGCATCTTCCCGTTCCTTTACCGCCGGCTGGATACGCATGATCTCATCAAACCGTTTCAGCCCTGCCGTTCCATTTGTAAAAATTTCCGCAAAATTGGAAAGTTTTCGGATCGGGGTAATGAACGTACTGATATAAAGATTAAAAGTAATAAGATCTACATAGTTCATTCTGCCCTGCATGATCTGCCATCCTCCAAACGTGATGACAGCCACCGGCATAATACACATAAAAAACTCCAAAGAGGCGTTAAACCTTCCCATGGCTTTGTAGTAAATCCCCTTTGAGTTCTTAAACCGGTCATTGGATTTTTCAAATCTCTCCTGATCCACTTCCTCATTGGCAAACGCCTTGGAAGTCCTCATCCCGGAAATACAGGATTCTATATCCGCATTAATAGCAGCCATTTTCTCCTTCACTTTGACCGACGCATCCGCCATGCTCCTTCTGCATACCATGACAACCAAAAGGAAGATGGGAATAATAATCGCCACTACAAGGGCCAGCCGCCACTCAATGGAAAACATGAATCCAAGAGCCCCCACAATCGTAAGGACAGAGATCAGAAGATCTTCCGGGCCGTGATGGGCAAGCTCGGTAATCTCAAAGAGATCCCCGGTCAGCCGGTTCATCAGTTTTCCGGTACGGTTCACATCATAAAACTCAAAGTCCAGATCCTGCAGATGGCAAAACAGCGCTTCCCGGATGTCAGCCTCCACCCGCACACCAAAGGTATGCCCCCAGTAGGTCATAATATAATTACACACTGAGCGAAGCACATAACTGACCGCCACAATGGCCATTACCGTAAAAAATGTCTGATACATTTTATCCGGCAGCATCTCATACATGGCATTTCTTGATACCAGCGGAAATGCAAGATCAATAGCCGCCACAAGGACAGCACAGCACATATCCAGTATAAAGATTCCCCGGTGGGGTTTGAAAAAGGAAAATAAAGTACGAAACATTTTCCGTTCCTCTTTCTAGTCAAACAGCGGTGTGGAGAAGTATCTCTCCGCGGTATCTGCCAGAACAGTTACCACTGTTTTGCCTTTTCCCAGCTCCCTTGCCATCCGTTTTGCCACAGCCACATTGGTGCCTCCGGAAATTCCGCACATAAGCCCTTCTTTGGCAGCAAGCTCTTTTGCTGTTTCGAGCGCCTCTTCATCTGTAACAATCTCAATCCGGTTGTATATATTCTGATTTAAAATTGCCGGGATCACTCCATCGCCAATTCCCATCTGAATGTGGGTGCCAATCTCTTTTCCTGACAAAATAGCCGCATTTTCCGGCTCTGCTGCCCAGATTTCCATATCCGGATTTTCCGCTTTTAATGCTTCTCCGATTCCTGTAATGGTACCGCCGGTTCCGATTCCCGAACAGAATCCATGAATAGGCCTCGCCACCTGCTCAAGGATTTCCTTTCCTGTCTGTTCTCTGTGAATCTCCGAGTTGGCTTCATTTTCAAATTGCTGGGGCACATATACATTGGGATCCTCTTTTGCCATTTTAAGAGCTGTCTGGAGACATTCTTCAATACAATCTCCAATGTTTCCCGCATCATGGATCAGCTTTACTTCTGCTCCGTAATGGCTTACCAGCTTCCTTCTCTCCTCGCTGACAGAATCCGGCATAATAATAATCGTCCTATACCCCTTCACTGCTCCGATCAGAGCCAGACCAATTCCCTGGTTGCCGCTGGTAGGTTCCACAATTGTAGTTTTCCCCGGCTGGATCAGCCCTTTCTCCTCTGCTGTCTCGATCATATGCAGAGCGGTCCTTGTCTTAATAGATCCCCCTGCATTCATTGCTTCAAATTTTACCAGAATTTCTGCGTCATCAGATCCTGTCATATGATTCAGACGGATCAATGGCGTATTTCCCACTGCTTCTAAAATATTGTTGTACACCATTTTTCTCTTCCTTTCTCTTTTCAGTATTAATATATGTAGCTTACCCTTTTGCGTCTTCTTTTTTCTTCCGGGCAATCTGCAGGGGAACATTTACCCCCATGGGATTTACCATAACTCCT encodes:
- the cysK gene encoding cysteine synthase A, whose protein sequence is MVYNNILEAVGNTPLIRLNHMTGSDDAEILVKFEAMNAGGSIKTRTALHMIETAEEKGLIQPGKTTIVEPTSGNQGIGLALIGAVKGYRTIIIMPDSVSEERRKLVSHYGAEVKLIHDAGNIGDCIEECLQTALKMAKEDPNVYVPQQFENEANSEIHREQTGKEILEQVARPIHGFCSGIGTGGTITGIGEALKAENPDMEIWAAEPENAAILSGKEIGTHIQMGIGDGVIPAILNQNIYNRIEIVTDEEALETAKELAAKEGLMCGISGGTNVAVAKRMARELGKGKTVVTVLADTAERYFSTPLFD
- a CDS encoding ABC transporter ATP-binding protein; this encodes MFRTLFSFFKPHRGIFILDMCCAVLVAAIDLAFPLVSRNAMYEMLPDKMYQTFFTVMAIVAVSYVLRSVCNYIMTYWGHTFGVRVEADIREALFCHLQDLDFEFYDVNRTGKLMNRLTGDLFEITELAHHGPEDLLISVLTIVGALGFMFSIEWRLALVVAIIIPIFLLVVMVCRRSMADASVKVKEKMAAINADIESCISGMRTSKAFANEEVDQERFEKSNDRFKNSKGIYYKAMGRFNASLEFFMCIMPVAVITFGGWQIMQGRMNYVDLITFNLYISTFITPIRKLSNFAEIFTNGTAGLKRFDEIMRIQPAVKEREDAKDMEVKEGQIDIDDVSFSYDEHTEVLTHVTLHIEPGQKVAVVGHSGGGKTTLCQLVPRFYDVTEGSIRIDGTDIRSVKKRSLRDNIGIVQQDVFMFADTILENIRYGKPDASYAEVVKAAKEAEIFDDIMEMPDQFNTYIGERGTMLSGGQKQRIAIARIFLKNPKILILDEATSALDTITESKIQESFDELTKGRTTLVIAHRLATVRNADRIVLIDEGKIQESGTHEELMRKGGKYAQLYRTQELK